The stretch of DNA AATAGTTTCAGGAACATGATGGCCCCCCTTGGTGTCCAGTGGGAAGTCGCCTCCCGATGGAACGGCAGTACCAATTGACGGTCTCCTCCAAACCTTTCACGCAATCACGCAATGGGGATTAGCGGAaagatttttctttttgctgatgaGTTGGCGCAGACGGCGGAAAGATTTCAGGTTCAAAAATCCAGTAGCTGCTCAAAGTATGACACTATAAGTAATTATGAGATGGATGAGGGGCGCACCTCTCGTCTCCTAGGAAAAAACTGAGTAGAAGTTTGCCCATAGAGACATAACTGAGTCTTTGAGCTATAGGCTAGCGGCGGCGACCGCATGAGGACCCGAGTTGGAGGAGTCGCGCATCAATGACGACCGGAGAGGCGTGAGGCAAGGCGGGGAGGCCTTGAGCAGAGGAAGGCGAGGGGTGGGCGGAACGCCAGCGCAAGGGGATGCGACACAACACCGGCAGACAGAGATCAGGTGACATGCACGTTTGCATGTCACTGTGTGCCTTGTGGTcggaattcaaatttaaacattgcaaaaaaatctaaaaaaatcatgCATGTTCACATCACATATTAAGGTAACCATTAAAAAATCcagatcaaaattcgaaacatacatcgagaaacaaaaaagagaaatatgTCATGAATAGTTCGCGAATGGTTCTCTGTAGACTATTGCCATCTGAGTTTCACTTTTTCGTTTCTCGATGTATGTTTcaaattttgatctgaattttttaggggcATCTTAATATGTGTTGTGAACATGcatgatttttttcagattttttcgcaatgtttaaatttgaattccgACCGCAAAACACACGGTGACATGTAAACGTGCATGTCACCTGATATCCGTCCGACACCGGCATGGGGGAGGCGGCTCAGATCTGCAGGGACTGATGCATCCTGGTCCATGGTGTCGAACGTGAGATGAGATTTGTAGGTGCTCCCTTTGGAGATGGAGAAGGATCCATGGGAGGGGGGTTTCGTGCGCGCTGCAATTCGAGTTGGGCTAATTTTTTTTCTTTCCGGTTCGGGGTGACTTGTGAGTATGATTGTGGGTTGAATACCTAAAATAAGAGGgacatttttgcaaaaaaaaagtcaCTATGGTGAACCCGACATActcaatccatgctttattattagagAAAGATATTAGTAATTTAACATAGTATTATAATAATATTGAACAATTGTGTATAGGGTCAAGtttagtatgtactccctccgttctaaattactcgtcgcagaaatgaatgtatctagaactaaaatacatctaaatacatcaaTACCCGTGACaaataattcggaacggaggaagtatgtGATAGTAGAAGTTAGGCTTCAAATGATGCATTCTGCTTGTTGTGTCAGTGTATGTTGTTTGATAGTTGAACTACAAAGTAGTCATAGCCCTATACTAAAAATGGAACTTTCATATTAACTTTTTGTTTCCACATTTGTTTCATTGGAAAACACTATTatgtttttgttttcatttttacaTAAAAAATTTATTtccatttttggtttatagattcccattttcattttcatattttctcttcatctttatttttcctttggaaaagtaaaaaaaaaatccaCTCCATTTTCATCGCTAATTGAGAGGGCCTTACCGTCGCTCGGTCAAATCTGCCAGCAACCTGCGCTAATTCCTCGGCACGATCGATGTGTGCTTCTAGTTGTTTTTGCTATTGACTACTCCCTCTATTTCGAATTATTTgttttaaatttgtctagatacggaggtatctagcactaaaaaaagtctagatacatctgtatctagacaaattcaaGATAAATAATTCAGAATGAAGGGAGTAATACCCATATATGCAGCTCGATCGAGATTCGAGATGCTAAAAGGGACGCTATGGTCAAATCAACTGTGCTGGGTCAACTCTGTCACCAAAACTTCATTATGTTGAGCTCCAGAAGCAAAACTTTGACCGGCGTTAATAAAGTTTGTCAGGCACTACGACCAAGAAAAACCGGATCTGATGAGGACATACGTACATGCATAGCTGCCTCGTTTATTTTGTGCCTTCTCACCAAACTTAGTCGTGGTCGTCGCAGCAGCCAGGCAGGCAGGTACGTAGTACGCGGGAAGCGACAAGTCCACCCCGAACGCCCGAGGCTACGTACATGTGGAGACGGCCCCACCAGCCAGGTCAGTCACGTTCCCGGCGCGTTTTATAAAACCACTCGGCCCAACACAAGCCGTAGAACTGCACAGCGCCAGCGCGAGAGACCGACCAGAAAGTAGAAACCCCCGGCCGGAAGGAGATGAGCTACTACGGCCAGCAGCAGGCGCCCGTCGGCGCCCCGCCGCAGCAAGGTATGACAGCCTCCTTCCATCAACTTCTCCTTCTACCTTTTGCCCGACTGCTGAACAGAATTGACCTTGCGTGGCGCGTGGACCTTCAATTCTCCAGGTTACCCGCCGCAGGGGTACCCTCCGGCCGGCTACCCGCCGCCACAGCAGGGCTACCCGCCGGCCGGATACGGCCAGCAGGGCTACCCgccccagcagcagcagcagcagaacagCGGGCCTTCCTTCATGCAAGGATGGTACGTACGGCACTTCCTCTCTCTTAATTTCGATCCAAACTACGTAGTTGTTCAAAGAGTTAGGAACTTAGGTATAGCTGGGCTCAGATCAGCCCGGGTCGCCGCCGGCGAGTTAGCTAGCTAGGCTTCGTTCCGCGCACGTTTCCATGGGTAGGGACGGCGACTTGACGCGCGAGCTACTGTACCGTGGAAACGGCGAGACCTCCAGGACGTGCCAATCGCAAATTAATGGCAAAGGGCGCGCCTATGATTAATCTCGGTCAAACGGGACGTACGAATCCTACCTGTTCGTACCTGATATTCATATATACCCGGAGATTTCATTGATGAGATCAAGAGCGGTAGCTTCCATAACCGAGAAGATATCGGCATAGATATCTTGACGATCGAAGTATatgatcttcatgatgatgatatcttctccggcggccggcggacgGACAAGATGCAAAAGCTGGAAATCGTCCAAATTCATTTGCTGTGAAGTGTTCTAGAGCAGTATAAAATTCAGCATTTCACATGCGACCATGTGCTGGTGTTACGATAATTGGTTCTCTACAGATTGCTTGGAATATGCCCACCTCCCCCCACTTGACCAATATCTGGTGTTTTGTAGACGGCGCCCGGCGCCCGCCAGCACCAATGTCGTCTGTCGTACATAcagatagtggggagtaacttagactagtgtcatatgcatgacactagtctaagttactatctttATAGTACAAAGTAATATAATACTAGTGTCATATGTGGCCTCATTTAATAGCTTGTAGACTCATATTGTCTTGAAAaacgttatgttacagtaacatattatgttactacttctcattaactacttgtcacataagcaaaaaattctcgaggtgcgctatgttactacctaagttacttccACTATAACTAGCCTAATTAGCGGGAACTTGCAATTTGTGGCAATAAATGGCTTTCCTCTATATCTATTTCTGTATTCTATATTGAATTCCAATAtaagagaaaattccttatttggcACTGTCTTAAAATctgattccttatttgacactggaaaagtttTTCTTCCTTATTTGGCACTAgtcctaaattttattccctatacgaCACTTCCGTTCATTTTGAgtctaaatgacacctgaaaagacgattttgcccctcatgtggtatgtgtgCTCGCGTGCGTATGCTGTTGCGTGTGTGGGTGCAGGCGCACATGTGTGCTActgctgcatgtgtgtgtgcatgtgtgctgctgcgtgtgtgtttgctactgcgtgtgtacgtgcgcgtgtgtgtgttgttgcgtgcctatgtgatgcctgcgtgtgtgctgctgcgtgtgtgtgtgtatgtgggtGTGTGCTGCGTGCGTGTGTGTTGCTACGTGTGTGtgagtgtgcgtgtgtgtgtgtg from Triticum dicoccoides isolate Atlit2015 ecotype Zavitan chromosome 6A, WEW_v2.0, whole genome shotgun sequence encodes:
- the LOC119316899 gene encoding cysteine-rich and transmembrane domain-containing protein WIH2-like, whose translation is MSYYGQQQAPVGAPPQQGYPPQGYPPAGYPPPQQGYPPAGYGQQGYPPQQQQQQNSGPSFMQGCLAALCCCCLLDACF